A window of Nicotiana tabacum cultivar K326 chromosome 24, ASM71507v2, whole genome shotgun sequence contains these coding sequences:
- the LOC107803019 gene encoding cytosolic sulfotransferase 12-like: MTTSQTSPLIPPKYLREDELNEESKKLLLTLPKERGWLASHIYNYQGFWIAPRHLQGVIACQQQFQAQDSDIILVTSPKSGTTWLKALVFALVNRIRFPFSEQNHPLLVNNPHDLVPFLELKLYIDGQVPNFSSFTSPRLLSTHLPYGSLPKSVQHSKNKLVYLCRNPRDIFISLFHFTNNLRIENMGTNSIEEMLDLFCKGVSLYGPFWNHVLDYWKKSIENPKKVLFLMYEEMKEQPEIQLKRLAEFLGCSFSIEEEKSGVVDEILKMCSFENLSNLEVNKNEKLSTGEENKVFFRRGKVGDWKNYFTLEMTEKLNHIIEQKFQGSGLLFE, from the coding sequence ATGACAACATCTCAAACGTCTCcgctaattcctcccaagtatttACGAGAGGATGAACTCAATGAAGAGAGTAAGAAATTGCTCTTAACTTTACCAAAAGAAAGAGGATGGCTTGCATCACATATCTACAACTACCAAGGTTTTTGGATAGCACCAAGGCATTTACAAGGTGTAATTGCATGTCAACAACAATTTCAAGCTCAAGATAGCGATATCATCCTTGTTACCTCTCCTAAATCAGGAACTACTTGGTTAAAAGCACTCGTGTTCGCTCTAGTAAACCGAATTCGCTTTCCTTTTTCAGAACAAAATCACCCTCTACTCGTCAATAATCCTCATGATCTTGTTCCATTCTTGGAACTTAAGCTTTATATTGATGGACAAGTCCCTAATTTTTCATCCTTTACTTCACCTAGATTGTTGTCCACTCATTTACCCTATGGTTCATTACCAAAATCCGTCCAACATTCCAAAAACAAACTTGTTTACTTATGTAGGAATCCTAGGgacatttttatttcattatttcatttCACAAATAATTTAAGAATCGAAAACATGGGAACCAATTCCATTGAAGAAATGCTTGATCTTTTCTGTAAGGGAGTGAGCCTTTATGGTCCGTTTTGGAATCATGTGTTAGATTATTGGAAAAAAAGCATAGAAAATCCTAAAAAAGTACTTTTCTTGATGTATGAAGAGATGAAGGAACAACCCGAGATTCAACTGAAACGATTAGCTGAATTCTTGGGATGTTCATTCTCTATAGAGGAAGAAAAATCTGGAGTGGTGGATGAAATTTTAAAAATGTGTAGCTTTGAGAATTTGAGCAATTTGGAGGTGAACAAGAATGAGAAACTGTCAACTGGAGAGGAAAATAAAGTGTTTTTTCGTCGAGGAAAAGTTGGAGACTGGAAAAATTACTTCACATTAGAGATGACGGAGAAACTCAATCATATTATTGAACAAAAGTTCCAAGGATCTGGATTATTGTTTGAGTGA